The DNA segment GGCAAAAGCAGTCTGTGTAGCTGACTCATGCTAAGGCTCATTATGAACAccactgacttttttttcttgcaacTTGTGCAATGAAACTTGAACTTTCCTTTAAAATACACTTAGGGACTATTGAGAGGTGCTCCTACATCAAGTACTACTATGCTTCCTCGACACTGGTTCGAAAGGATATCTCTTACAATATCACCAAGACCATTCAGCAGGATGACTGGCATGCTTTGCGTAAGTGAGACATGCTCTATATTAAGAGAATATGCTGAGATTGTACTGATGTTTACTGAATTTTTGATACCAAAGACCACTAACAGTGTAAAATAGATTCCATGGACACCCATGGTCATGATTCATGTATTTACTTTTCATATATTGGGCAAATTATATTGtacttgtattatttatatgtctACTATGAACAGGGATTTCTACCCAAGTAAACAAGGCATGCAGGTTTGCAGTGGGAAATTATGGACCAAAATCTCTCTATGCTGCTATAGTGTTTTGTGGATTGTAATAATATATTCAGACATATATTCGGTCCAGTTGTAGTCCCCATCATTCCATTTCCACATTTCACCCCTCTATTAATGACCAGGTAAAAATATGCACCTAATTCAAACTGTTAACCAGTAATAAATGAAGATGACTAGATTAGGAGATTCCAGAAAATGATGAAGCCATTGTGAATAAGAGGTGAAACGTCTAAGAGTATACCCCAAGCCACTTTGTCACTGATACAAATATCTGGTCATCTTTGAACGACATCTGATGTAGAACTTGTTCTTCAGATCTGCGAAGGATGACAGCAGCCTTCATGGGCATGGCTTTGTCCATCATCCTGTTTGGCTGGACAATAGGACTGCTGGGCTGCTGCTGGGATCAGGGCCTCATGCACTATGTTGCTGGCCTGCTTTTCCTCATGGGAGGTAAGACTTGTAACATCGACCATTGCACATCAAATAATCTGCCCTGATATTATTTcctatttaaaatctttttgcTTTAgtattaaacaatattttttttatcataggTACGTTTTGCATCATCGCCCTTTGTACTTGCGTGGCTGGCATCAATTTTGAACTTTCCCGCTACCCACGTTACTTATTCAGCCTCCCGGATGATATAAGCCATGGTTACGGCTGGTCCATGTTCAGCGCCTGGTGTGGTCTGGGACTGACACTTATTGCTGGTTTCTTCTGCACTCTGGCCCCTTCTATTCAACCTCCACCACCACCTAGCCGTACTCCCTACCCTAAATCCCGCATGGAGAACGGCACAGTGTGCTAAACTACTATGGAAAAGGCAAGAGACAGGAAAGAATACACACGTTAACTATGTGACATTCTGAACTTTTTGAATGGAGTGAACACTCCACATGATGTAAGCGTCGACAGCCTGTGTGTGGATCTCTGCTGTAAAAGCAGTTGTACAGACGTATAAAAGTGGTTGTCTTCACGTGATCAGAATATCGTCGGTGGAGcagtttgtgttctgtttgtgtgcattGTGCATTTTTTTGATTTGAGAAAAGACTTAACATTTCACAAGACACGTCCACAAAGATGTCAaggttaaatatataaatataactgatGAAAATGATGTGTAATAACATTACGTGCTGTTGTGATGAGCCAATTAGATAATAAAAACTCTTATTATAGGTGTTGTACATCATTTCTTTACTTGATGACTCCAAAAAATAAAAGGgggaaaaacagattaaaacagaGGCACT comes from the Tachysurus fulvidraco isolate hzauxx_2018 chromosome 17, HZAU_PFXX_2.0, whole genome shotgun sequence genome and includes:
- the tmem178ba gene encoding transmembrane protein 178Ba; amino-acid sequence: MAMGKWLLYAGLAISLLALCFLTVAISSDHWYETDARRYKERCRAFSSRRTDPGFIYIPSHSLPLREPRPLMMRKRRELFGASAADECKRRYNSTTVGLWSKCYRHGFDRNIEELIKKGTIERCSYIKYYYASSTLVRKDISYNITKTIQQDDWHALHLRRMTAAFMGMALSIILFGWTIGLLGCCWDQGLMHYVAGLLFLMGGTFCIIALCTCVAGINFELSRYPRYLFSLPDDISHGYGWSMFSAWCGLGLTLIAGFFCTLAPSIQPPPPPSRTPYPKSRMENGTVC